A single genomic interval of Eleutherodactylus coqui strain aEleCoq1 chromosome 3, aEleCoq1.hap1, whole genome shotgun sequence harbors:
- the LOC136620464 gene encoding oocyte zinc finger protein XlCOF6.1-like, whose translation MEEWEYLEGHKDLYKEVMMEDQQPLTSQDRSGKRTSPESRPSPLHPQDYPLFPRGNDLKNIDAAAIVVKEEVNVRGDERWKEEIPTDTRPDAGTRSSGEYLMSRDLNAEGYNIAQDTLEEPTIIPDKPSALHSKHLSSDPATQVLLSDASQSIEPKKSHSSDVKYQKGPTEEKAFLHSASGRCFIAKLDLGTHERSHTGAKPFSCSECTQCFSLKSSLNMHRRVHTGEKPYLCSECGKCFHFKSNLVRHRKTHTEEKPFSCSECEKCFIQKSDLVKHERTHTGEKPFSCRECGKCFIQKSDLAKHERTHTGEKPFSCPECGKCFIQKSGLVTHERTHTGAKPFSCSECGRCFADKSHLIRHQRIHTGEKPFSCSECGKCFIQKSDLVKHQRSHLYIFSCRQCEKCFTLESSLVLHERIHTQEKSYIYVQNDGNILPSNPIVETLQG comes from the exons atggaggagtgggagtatttagaaggacacaaggatctgtacaaggaggtcatgatggaggatcagcagcccctcacatcacAAG ATAGATCCGGTAAGAGGACATCACCAGAGAGCCGCCCCAGTCCTCTCCATCCACAGGATTATCCG CTTTTCCCTCGGGGTAATGATCTAAAGAATATTGATGCTGCAGCCATAGTGGTAAAAGAAGAGGTAAATGTGAGGGGTGATGAGCGGTGGAAGGAGGAGATCCCTACAGACACCcgtccag ATGCCGGTACCAGGAGCTCGGGGGAATATCTGATGTCTAGAGATCTTAACGCAGAAGGCTACAATATTGCACAAGATACATTAGAAGAGCCCACTATTATCCCAGATaaaccctcagcccttcacagcaaacatCTATCATCTGATCCTGCTACACAGGTCCTGCTTTCTGATGCATCACAGTCTATTGAGCCAAAAAAAAGCCACAGCAGTGATGTTAAATATCAAAAAGGTCCCACAGAGGAGAAGGCATTTTTACATTCAGCAAGTGGAAGATGCTTTATAGCTAAATTAGATCTTGGaacacatgagagaagtcacacaggggcgaagccattttcatgttcggaatgCACGCAATGTTTTTCTCTGAAATCAAGTCTTAATATGCATCGAAGagttcatacaggagagaaaccatatttatgttcagaatgtgggaaatgttttcactTCAAATCAAATCTTGTCAGACATCGGAAAactcacacagaagagaagccattttcatgttctgagtgtgagaaatgttttattcagaaatcagatcttgttaaacatgagagaactcacacaggggagaaaccattttcatgtcgtgaatgtgggaaatgttttatccagaaatcagatcttgctaaacatgagagaactcacacaggggagaaaccattttcatgtcctgagtgtgggaaatgttttatccagAAATCAGGTCTTGTTACACATGAGAGAACCCACACAGGGGCAAaaccattttcatgctcagaatgtggaagaTGTTTTGCTGATAAATCACATcttattagacatcagagaattcacacaggagagaagccattttcatgttcagaatgtgggaaatgttttatccagAAATCAGATCTTGTGAAACATCAGAGATCTCACTTGTATATATTTTCTTGTCgtcaatgtgagaaatgttttactttGGAATCCAGTCTTGTtctacatgagagaattcacacacaaGAGAAGTCAtatatttatgttcagaatgaTGGAAATATTTTACCCAGCAATCCTATTGTTGAGACATTACAGGGCTAA